One genomic window of Sporosarcina ureae includes the following:
- a CDS encoding sigma-54 interaction domain-containing protein — protein MNRLITNLPEYVLNQILENAFQWFVVVDQDANIIYMNQDYCKFLHIEQRDTIGRPVNEVIENTRMHEVVKSGEEHIASPHYIKGTYMLANRIPIRVDGEVVGAFGSVVFRDLHDWHHLSSHVKQTLEKIHMGEVAQVPNSYQMTDIKGSSASILSIKETIHMIAPSDLPVLIQGESGTGKTLFAHSIHQLSNRSDEPLITVNCAAIPPDLLETELFGQGSTSDRKSRIQLADGGTLFIDDIGSLPLPVQVKLLRLLNDGVVESLNSHQAEPVNVRIIASSSQPLTELIEMNQFRTDLYYRIQAITLNVPPLRERMEDFSEIISFIFHKTIRQTGKRSLEFSKETLDYLNAYRWPGNIRELQHVIQAAVYLTSGDTVTPDALPPQVKQRKMNYSPSSRTLSESLEEVERTILLETLAQFPNKKEAAVILGLSKSTLYEKLKKYEIGPIFR, from the coding sequence TTGAATCGCTTAATTACTAATCTCCCCGAATATGTGCTAAATCAAATATTGGAAAATGCGTTTCAATGGTTCGTTGTAGTGGACCAAGATGCCAACATTATTTATATGAATCAAGACTATTGTAAATTTCTTCACATTGAACAACGCGATACTATAGGCCGTCCTGTGAATGAAGTGATTGAAAACACCCGCATGCACGAAGTGGTGAAATCTGGAGAAGAACATATTGCCTCTCCTCATTATATTAAAGGAACATATATGCTGGCGAATCGAATACCAATCAGGGTGGATGGTGAAGTGGTCGGCGCATTCGGTAGCGTAGTGTTCCGGGATCTACACGACTGGCATCATCTAAGCTCTCATGTAAAACAGACGTTAGAGAAAATTCATATGGGGGAAGTGGCGCAAGTGCCTAACTCCTATCAAATGACGGATATAAAAGGGTCTTCAGCTAGTATTCTTTCCATAAAAGAGACTATTCATATGATCGCTCCGAGTGACTTGCCTGTGCTCATCCAAGGTGAAAGTGGAACTGGGAAAACCTTGTTCGCTCATAGTATCCACCAATTATCGAATCGCTCAGATGAGCCGTTAATTACAGTGAACTGTGCGGCAATACCACCCGATTTATTGGAAACCGAATTGTTTGGACAAGGAAGTACGAGTGATCGAAAAAGCAGAATTCAACTAGCTGACGGTGGCACTTTATTTATAGATGATATCGGTAGCCTGCCCTTACCTGTTCAAGTGAAGCTTCTTCGATTATTGAATGATGGTGTAGTCGAATCATTGAATTCGCATCAGGCAGAACCGGTAAATGTCCGGATTATCGCTTCTTCTAGCCAACCATTAACTGAACTCATCGAAATGAATCAATTCCGAACCGATCTCTACTACCGAATACAAGCGATTACGCTGAATGTGCCACCATTGCGTGAACGAATGGAAGATTTCTCTGAGATTATCAGTTTCATATTCCATAAGACCATTCGTCAGACAGGAAAAAGAAGCTTGGAGTTTTCGAAAGAGACGTTGGACTACTTGAACGCGTACCGATGGCCAGGCAATATACGTGAACTTCAACATGTCATTCAGGCGGCGGTTTATTTAACAAGCGGTGATACGGTTACACCGGATGCCTTGCCGCCACAAGTTAAACAGCGCAAGATGAACTATTCCCCCAGCTCACGAACACTTTCCGAATCACTAGAAGAAGTGGAACGAACCATTCTTCTTGAAACATTAGCACAATTTCCGAATAAAAAAGAAGCTGCCGTTATACTCGGTTTAAGTAAAAGTACGTTATATGAGAAATTAAAAAAATATGAGATAGGACCTATTTTCCGATAA
- a CDS encoding competence protein ComK — protein MDEETKSVISPGTSMVFPYYDDVGKLCAVLLKDGDFVRVDKSPTEVVDLSMQFYGTSLRGGIDGGKALMGRIHMTPVMVNERLDIYLFPSNSPSSTECVWFSLSQILTFLPFDKGHTKVIFRDGNVFTVNCSYSVFQKRYQRTCMLKNGLTARFTQMALGDRKEYKTYLIRKNHKRGNYEITDE, from the coding sequence ATGGATGAAGAAACAAAGTCAGTGATTTCACCGGGGACGAGTATGGTATTTCCGTATTATGATGACGTGGGAAAGTTATGTGCGGTGTTACTGAAAGACGGTGATTTTGTACGAGTGGACAAAAGTCCAACTGAGGTAGTGGACTTGAGCATGCAGTTTTACGGGACTAGTTTGCGCGGCGGGATCGATGGGGGCAAGGCGTTAATGGGGAGAATCCATATGACACCTGTAATGGTGAATGAGCGTTTGGATATATATTTATTTCCAAGTAACTCACCTTCGAGTACTGAATGCGTGTGGTTTTCATTGTCACAAATCTTGACATTCTTACCGTTCGATAAAGGTCATACAAAAGTGATATTCCGTGATGGCAATGTTTTCACTGTGAACTGCAGTTATTCGGTGTTCCAGAAAAGATACCAGCGAACGTGTATGTTAAAGAATGGATTGACAGCAAGGTTCACGCAGATGGCGCTCGGTGATAGGAAAGAGTATAAGACGTATTTGATCCGAAAGAATCACAAGCGTGGCAATTATGAGATTACGGATGAGTAA
- a CDS encoding sigma-70 family RNA polymerase sigma factor: MESRQNENFEHIMEQYEPMISAVIRKLNIYRDFDNFRQTGRIALFHAWTRFDETKGNFTPFAYRSIYGAMLDDLKKESRFSEVNTSVESETLEHLTQNNFTEDPNNELHEIITALQTNERELLVNLYVENKTQAECATHFGISVSGIKKRREKLLMKLKDQLTAKRNLEI, encoded by the coding sequence ATGGAAAGCAGACAGAATGAAAACTTTGAACACATAATGGAACAATACGAACCGATGATCTCAGCGGTCATCAGAAAACTAAACATCTACCGTGATTTCGACAACTTCCGTCAAACCGGACGCATCGCCCTATTTCATGCATGGACACGCTTTGATGAAACCAAAGGGAATTTCACGCCGTTCGCCTATCGTTCCATCTACGGCGCGATGCTCGACGACTTAAAAAAAGAAAGTCGATTCAGCGAAGTCAACACATCAGTCGAAAGCGAAACCTTAGAACACCTAACACAAAACAACTTCACCGAAGACCCTAACAACGAATTACACGAAATCATCACCGCACTCCAGACTAATGAACGCGAACTGCTAGTCAATCTATATGTAGAAAACAAAACCCAAGCTGAATGCGCCACCCACTTCGGTATTTCGGTTTCAGGAATTAAAAAACGTCGGGAAAAACTGCTAATGAAATTAAAAGACCAACTAACAGCCAAACGTAATTTAGAAATATAA
- a CDS encoding methyl-accepting chemotaxis protein has protein sequence MLRSIKTKIILTAMILFILGIALMTLMTNEQAKKQSIANAIDSSDAIINEMSFGIYHFLDKYEKGLALLATTDQITKFTGENGKEVSVKELEEHLDNFLPMYTSADAIYYSLPSKFTVLKPDGDLTGYNPTTRNWYRLAQENPDEVQWTEPYLDDTTNQFVITASKAIMKDGTFIGALGLDIELSALTDEIASRDIGYNGYPVLIDDQGLAIVHPSKSGTDVTNEAHFKKMYDADSGVIQYTDDQGIDKRNIYTTIPDLNWKIGAVYEESDLGAMARSLRNSMLIIALVTLILTSVGLFITISRMLKPLDTVKELMAKVSDGDLTVRSDNQSADEIGVLSRDFNHMVQNMNEIITVVHTSADNVRSNSESLSAVSEETSAASNEVAMAVGEIAQGAAKSAEDAEIVTERIDLLSQEINEIREKSQVMLDIATQTGIQNTNGQQQMHALKTSFTTTGKTLEEMSTDIDSLAIKVQAIGSVMETIMNISKQTNLLALNASIEAARAGEHGKGFAVVAEEVRKLAEQSARATDDVKVTIEELQKESHIVSEQMQQTIHTFRDQGVVVGDTENTFEELSSLMDTMQESIHLVSDEIHLIATHKDDVSLTVETMSATSQETAAACEEVSASSEEQLRAIQSVTEAAETLTELSEKLSEVIAQFKM, from the coding sequence GTGTTACGGTCAATTAAAACAAAAATCATCTTAACCGCTATGATTTTATTCATTCTAGGCATCGCATTAATGACCTTAATGACGAATGAACAAGCGAAGAAACAATCGATAGCGAACGCCATTGATTCGAGTGATGCCATCATCAATGAAATGAGTTTTGGAATTTATCACTTTTTGGACAAGTATGAAAAAGGATTGGCATTGTTGGCAACGACCGATCAAATAACTAAATTTACCGGAGAAAACGGTAAAGAAGTATCTGTTAAGGAACTAGAGGAACATCTCGATAATTTCTTGCCCATGTATACAAGTGCAGATGCCATCTATTATTCATTGCCATCTAAATTTACAGTCTTAAAACCGGATGGTGATTTGACGGGTTATAATCCGACGACGAGAAATTGGTATAGATTAGCACAAGAAAATCCAGACGAAGTGCAATGGACGGAGCCGTATTTAGATGATACAACCAATCAGTTTGTCATCACTGCTTCCAAAGCTATTATGAAGGATGGTACGTTTATCGGTGCTCTTGGACTGGATATTGAACTGAGCGCTCTGACAGACGAAATAGCGAGCCGTGATATCGGGTATAACGGGTATCCTGTGTTAATCGACGATCAAGGACTGGCGATCGTTCATCCTTCCAAATCAGGAACCGATGTAACAAACGAAGCCCATTTCAAAAAAATGTATGATGCGGATAGTGGTGTAATCCAATATACCGACGATCAAGGGATTGATAAGCGCAATATCTATACGACGATTCCCGACTTAAACTGGAAAATTGGCGCAGTTTATGAAGAAAGCGATCTTGGCGCTATGGCGCGTTCATTACGCAACTCCATGTTAATCATTGCACTTGTGACGTTGATTCTCACATCTGTTGGTCTATTCATTACCATCAGCCGTATGTTAAAGCCACTCGATACAGTCAAAGAGTTGATGGCCAAAGTGTCTGACGGAGATCTGACAGTACGTTCAGATAACCAGAGTGCCGATGAAATTGGTGTACTGAGTCGTGACTTTAATCATATGGTGCAAAATATGAACGAAATCATCACAGTCGTCCATACATCAGCAGACAATGTCCGATCGAATTCCGAAAGCTTAAGTGCCGTATCAGAAGAAACGAGTGCAGCAAGCAATGAAGTCGCAATGGCTGTCGGAGAAATTGCACAAGGTGCCGCGAAATCTGCAGAAGATGCAGAAATTGTGACAGAACGCATCGACCTTCTCAGCCAAGAAATCAATGAAATTCGAGAAAAATCGCAAGTGATGCTGGATATTGCTACTCAAACCGGTATCCAAAATACCAATGGTCAGCAACAAATGCATGCACTGAAGACTTCCTTTACAACTACAGGTAAAACGCTAGAAGAGATGTCCACCGACATTGATTCACTCGCAATTAAAGTACAAGCAATCGGTAGTGTCATGGAAACGATCATGAACATTTCAAAACAAACCAACCTCTTGGCACTAAACGCAAGCATTGAAGCGGCAAGAGCGGGAGAGCACGGCAAAGGATTCGCAGTCGTGGCAGAAGAAGTACGCAAACTGGCTGAACAATCCGCACGTGCCACAGACGATGTCAAAGTTACAATAGAAGAATTACAAAAAGAATCACATATCGTATCGGAACAAATGCAACAAACAATCCACACATTCCGCGACCAAGGCGTAGTCGTCGGAGATACAGAAAATACGTTTGAAGAACTATCTTCACTCATGGATACGATGCAAGAATCCATCCATCTGGTATCCGATGAAATTCACTTAATCGCTACGCATAAGGATGACGTGTCCTTAACGGTTGAAACCATGTCTGCCACATCACAAGAAACCGCAGCGGCCTGCGAAGAAGTCAGCGCATCCTCAGAAGAACAACTTCGCGCCATCCAATCGGTAACAGAAGCCGCCGAAACATTGACTGAACTGAGCGAGAAGCTATCAGAAGTCATTGCACAATTTAAAATGTAA
- a CDS encoding YjcZ family sporulation protein: protein MIVVLFILLIIVGAACL from the coding sequence TTGATTGTTGTACTATTTATCTTACTGATTATTGTAGGCGCCGCTTGCCTATAA
- a CDS encoding YjcZ family sporulation protein, which yields MGESVKGSGYGGGYEGGFGFSMIVVLFILLIIVGAGFMGYGC from the coding sequence ATGGGAGAATCAGTTAAAGGATCTGGATACGGCGGCGGTTATGAAGGCGGCTTCGGCTTTTCAATGATCGTTGTTCTGTTTATCTTATTGATCATTGTCGGTGCAGGATTTATGGGTTACGGTTGCTAA
- a CDS encoding methyl-accepting chemotaxis protein: MFHSIKTKMILLVLVLVAGGVLTMTGISSWLVKERTEKNLTESSSTLLTEMSASIEADLRQYSKGLELLTDSSDYTNATATTGGAEVVKALTHTLDTYPDVSSTYLSFATKETMIRPYVDLTEFDPTEREWYQQAVAETEQVHWTKPYIDEATGNFVISASKAVMNGDKLVGVAGIDIQLSTMSEGISATTIPHGGYAFILDSEGTAIAHPSLVGENVMDRDYVADMYKEPAGHHTFEQEGVKKVDMFTTIPNFDWKLGVIYDQKNMQSLATGLRNVMIIAAVVTLTLLAIILFIFISRLLKPIFRLQETVQQVADGDLTVRANFHSTDEIGELAAGFDKMLDQMNSLITTVTHSASNVLASSQNLSAVSEETNATSEEIASALAEITRGVVESAENAETVTTRAELLNQQIQEANDTASEMASLATEAVTFNAKGRAQMSILNSSFNNWNQDLHQMGGMIGSLEDKVKAISSVIDAITSISSQTNLLALNASIEAARAGEHGKGFAVVANEVRQLAEQSARSAEQVRSTIHELQNGTQHVIEQMDNTRNTFERQSTVVQDTEGIFESISSFIGDMQSRIHQVTTALQEMDTHKNDVSTQIQILLSTTEESAAACEEVSASSDEQLHAIGSVAEAAEALTQLSEDLSTAVERFKI; this comes from the coding sequence ATGTTTCATTCCATCAAAACGAAAATGATTCTTCTTGTCCTCGTCCTAGTTGCTGGCGGAGTCTTGACCATGACAGGAATTAGTAGCTGGTTAGTGAAAGAACGCACAGAGAAAAACCTGACAGAATCGAGCAGTACGCTGCTAACTGAAATGAGTGCGTCCATTGAAGCGGATTTGCGGCAATACAGTAAAGGGTTAGAGTTGCTGACCGATTCATCTGATTATACGAATGCAACCGCCACAACAGGCGGAGCAGAAGTCGTAAAAGCACTCACTCACACATTGGATACATACCCCGATGTTTCTAGTACATATCTTAGCTTTGCGACCAAAGAAACGATGATTCGGCCTTACGTGGATTTGACAGAGTTTGATCCGACTGAACGTGAATGGTATCAACAGGCGGTAGCAGAAACGGAACAAGTACATTGGACCAAACCGTATATTGACGAAGCGACGGGTAATTTTGTCATTAGTGCTTCAAAAGCCGTGATGAATGGCGATAAACTTGTTGGTGTGGCGGGAATTGATATTCAATTATCCACCATGTCCGAAGGTATCTCGGCGACAACTATCCCCCACGGCGGTTATGCATTCATTCTCGATTCAGAAGGTACGGCTATCGCCCACCCTTCACTCGTCGGAGAGAATGTCATGGATCGTGATTATGTAGCTGACATGTACAAAGAGCCAGCTGGCCACCATACATTTGAGCAAGAAGGCGTCAAAAAAGTGGACATGTTCACGACGATTCCGAACTTCGACTGGAAACTCGGTGTCATCTATGATCAGAAAAACATGCAATCTCTCGCAACAGGTTTACGAAACGTCATGATCATTGCGGCTGTCGTGACATTGACGTTACTTGCCATCATTCTATTCATTTTCATCAGTCGACTACTGAAGCCGATTTTCCGTTTACAAGAAACCGTGCAACAAGTAGCGGACGGTGATTTAACGGTTAGGGCGAACTTCCATTCCACAGATGAAATTGGAGAACTGGCTGCAGGTTTTGATAAGATGCTGGACCAAATGAACAGTTTAATCACAACCGTTACGCATTCCGCATCGAATGTACTGGCGAGTTCCCAAAACTTGAGTGCAGTATCTGAAGAAACCAATGCGACAAGTGAAGAAATCGCGAGTGCTTTGGCAGAAATCACTAGAGGCGTTGTCGAGTCTGCGGAAAATGCGGAAACCGTGACGACTCGTGCGGAGTTATTGAATCAGCAAATTCAAGAAGCCAATGATACAGCCAGCGAAATGGCGAGCTTGGCAACAGAAGCTGTCACATTCAATGCAAAAGGTCGCGCGCAAATGAGTATTTTAAACTCTTCTTTCAATAACTGGAATCAAGACTTGCATCAAATGGGCGGCATGATTGGCTCATTAGAAGATAAAGTGAAAGCGATCAGTTCCGTCATAGACGCCATCACATCGATCTCTTCCCAAACGAATTTACTCGCGTTAAATGCCAGTATTGAAGCAGCGAGGGCAGGTGAACACGGTAAAGGCTTTGCAGTAGTAGCAAACGAAGTCCGTCAATTAGCGGAACAATCCGCGAGATCTGCTGAACAAGTACGTTCTACCATTCATGAACTGCAAAACGGCACGCAGCATGTCATCGAGCAAATGGACAATACGCGGAATACGTTCGAACGCCAAAGCACAGTCGTACAAGATACGGAAGGAATTTTCGAGAGTATTTCCAGTTTCATCGGCGATATGCAATCTCGCATTCATCAAGTCACTACTGCTCTTCAAGAAATGGATACCCATAAAAACGATGTATCTACGCAAATTCAAATTTTACTATCTACAACAGAAGAATCGGCAGCTGCTTGTGAAGAAGTGAGCGCTTCTTCTGATGAACAACTCCACGCAATCGGCTCTGTTGCCGAAGCGGCTGAAGCCTTGACGCAGTTGAGTGAAGACCTTAGTACTGCCGTGGAACGATTCAAAATCTAA
- a CDS encoding flagellar hook-associated protein 2 has protein sequence MRIGGLASGIDTESIIRDMMKAHRIPLDKITQKKQYTQWQLDDYRSMNRDLRKSSDKLFDTVMKQSTYMKKNVSVSDDKAVSITAKGSTSDFSGTIEVKQLATQATLQSGVLKHDSEKISDEQAKTLEFKDMKNADGSSLISGKDTLKITAPGKDTVDIEVLDTDTIDSLLAKINEKSGVSAFFDSGTGKIALSAKDSGSGEIKLSGDIADNLKLNAPSPPNPDNPDALVPLFDPEGPRSTAGVDAKFTFNGLETTRASNTFTINGFEVSLKQKTDSPVTFSSSTDTDKVLDSVVEFVNDYNEMIENLNSKIKEKQFKSFHPLSAEEKADMKEKEIELWEEKAKSGTLKGDPALSSMLNNLRSIMSSTVTSTDKDGKEIQISLKDLGIEPSKNYLDNGKLTINEDTLRTKISENPNAVYDLIGGKDNGIAQKYRTELQEAQKKITVKAGSSTAVNDSFALGRSLKNMDKQIERFETKLQMMESRYYKQFNAMEQAIQRANSQSAALMSALGGGM, from the coding sequence ATGAGAATCGGCGGATTGGCATCGGGAATCGATACAGAATCAATCATCAGAGACATGATGAAAGCGCATCGGATTCCTCTTGATAAAATTACACAAAAGAAACAATACACACAATGGCAACTGGACGATTACCGTTCCATGAACCGGGACTTGAGAAAATCAAGTGATAAGCTGTTTGACACGGTCATGAAGCAAAGTACGTATATGAAGAAAAACGTCAGCGTGTCTGATGATAAAGCGGTTAGTATTACAGCAAAAGGTTCTACTTCTGACTTTTCGGGGACGATTGAAGTGAAACAATTGGCTACGCAGGCCACTTTACAGAGTGGCGTACTGAAGCATGACAGTGAAAAAATTTCAGATGAACAGGCAAAGACATTAGAATTTAAAGATATGAAGAATGCAGATGGTAGCTCTCTGATTTCAGGCAAAGATACATTAAAGATTACAGCACCGGGGAAAGATACAGTCGATATTGAGGTACTTGACACAGATACGATTGATTCACTCCTAGCAAAAATTAATGAAAAATCAGGTGTTAGTGCATTCTTTGACTCAGGTACTGGAAAGATTGCGTTGAGTGCTAAGGACAGTGGTTCAGGTGAGATAAAATTATCAGGTGACATAGCTGATAATCTAAAATTAAATGCTCCATCTCCACCAAACCCTGATAATCCAGATGCCTTAGTTCCTCTTTTTGATCCTGAAGGACCTAGATCAACAGCAGGCGTAGATGCAAAGTTTACTTTTAATGGACTAGAAACAACACGAGCATCTAATACATTCACTATAAATGGATTTGAAGTATCGCTAAAGCAAAAAACGGATTCTCCGGTGACGTTTAGCTCATCCACAGATACTGATAAGGTTCTAGATTCAGTAGTAGAATTCGTCAATGACTATAACGAAATGATTGAAAATCTAAACAGCAAAATCAAAGAAAAACAATTCAAGTCCTTCCATCCATTATCGGCTGAAGAAAAAGCGGATATGAAAGAAAAAGAAATTGAGCTATGGGAAGAAAAGGCCAAAAGTGGTACCTTAAAGGGCGATCCGGCACTTTCTTCTATGTTAAATAATCTACGTTCTATTATGAGTAGTACTGTTACCTCTACTGATAAAGATGGAAAAGAAATTCAAATAAGTCTCAAAGATTTAGGAATAGAACCATCAAAGAACTATTTAGATAACGGTAAATTAACCATTAATGAAGATACATTACGTACCAAAATTTCAGAAAATCCAAATGCAGTTTATGATTTAATTGGTGGAAAAGACAATGGGATTGCACAAAAGTATCGTACCGAACTACAAGAAGCTCAAAAAAAGATTACCGTCAAAGCGGGTAGTTCAACAGCGGTAAACGATAGTTTTGCTCTTGGTCGCTCCCTCAAAAACATGGACAAACAAATCGAGCGTTTTGAAACGAAGCTTCAAATGATGGAAAGCCGCTACTACAAGCAGTTTAACGCGATGGAGCAAGCAATTCAGCGTGCCAATTCCCAGTCGGCTGCGTTAATGAGTGCACTTGGCGGCGGCATGTAA
- the fliS gene encoding flagellar export chaperone FliS, with amino-acid sequence MATNNPYAAYQTNTVTTSTPGELTLMLYNGCLKFIQQGKMELAKGNLEQKNIAIQKAQAIVTELMLTLDTSYDVSKNMLVLYEFVNSRLIDGNIQNDPAMFEEAAGIITEFRDTWKQVIQINRSKQYSNVSEI; translated from the coding sequence ATGGCTACTAACAACCCTTATGCAGCATATCAAACAAATACGGTGACGACTTCAACGCCTGGTGAGCTAACTTTAATGCTTTATAACGGATGCCTTAAATTTATTCAGCAAGGGAAGATGGAGCTGGCTAAAGGTAATTTAGAGCAAAAAAATATTGCGATTCAAAAAGCACAAGCAATCGTGACTGAATTGATGTTGACATTGGATACATCCTATGACGTATCCAAAAACATGCTTGTTCTGTACGAATTCGTTAATAGTCGATTGATCGATGGTAATATCCAAAATGATCCAGCAATGTTTGAAGAAGCGGCAGGAATTATTACAGAGTTCCGCGATACGTGGAAACAAGTAATCCAGATCAATCGTTCGAAACAATACTCGAACGTGAGTGAAATATGA
- a CDS encoding PilZ domain-containing protein, with amino-acid sequence MRYNRHDYFRYSFNPYIPATFRIQLNNEEKSLSNEGHCEILDISTGGVKFVTHLDLPVRSEILALQLEFTIYKQPIEILGNVAWKKETEYGFEYGFEFGEEQKMDALITEELKHHARKAKETE; translated from the coding sequence ATGCGTTATAATCGCCATGACTACTTTCGTTACTCGTTCAATCCCTACATACCGGCCACATTTCGGATTCAATTAAATAATGAAGAGAAAAGTCTGTCCAATGAAGGACACTGTGAAATTTTGGATATCAGCACAGGCGGAGTGAAGTTCGTGACGCATCTCGATTTGCCTGTTCGTTCAGAAATTCTTGCATTGCAATTGGAATTCACAATATATAAGCAACCCATTGAAATTTTAGGTAATGTGGCTTGGAAAAAAGAAACCGAATATGGCTTTGAGTATGGATTCGAGTTTGGGGAAGAGCAGAAAATGGATGCGCTGATCACCGAGGAATTAAAACATCATGCCCGTAAAGCGAAAGAAACAGAGTAA
- the hpf gene encoding ribosome hibernation-promoting factor, HPF/YfiA family: protein MLDFNIRGENVEVTPAIREYVEKKVEKLERYFSEGVNATANVNLKVYSDKQTKVEITIPMKNLTLRAEERHNDMYAAVDLIVDKLERQIRKYKTRVNRKSREREGVAAFFQSVDNNNTEVLEDDAEFDVVRTKQFDLKPMDQEEAILQMNMLGHSFFIFTDADSDGTHIVYKRKDGKYGLIETN from the coding sequence ATGTTAGACTTCAATATTCGCGGTGAAAACGTCGAGGTAACTCCGGCGATCAGAGAGTACGTTGAAAAGAAAGTTGAGAAACTGGAGCGTTACTTTTCAGAAGGTGTAAACGCTACAGCTAATGTTAACTTGAAAGTGTATAGTGATAAGCAAACAAAAGTGGAAATTACGATTCCAATGAAGAATTTGACACTTCGCGCAGAGGAGCGTCACAACGATATGTATGCAGCTGTGGATTTAATCGTCGACAAGCTAGAACGTCAAATTCGTAAATATAAAACGCGTGTTAATCGTAAGTCACGTGAGCGTGAAGGTGTAGCGGCTTTCTTCCAGTCGGTTGATAACAATAATACCGAAGTGCTTGAGGACGATGCTGAGTTCGACGTAGTACGTACAAAGCAGTTCGATTTGAAGCCGATGGATCAAGAAGAAGCGATTCTTCAGATGAACATGCTAGGCCACAGTTTCTTCATCTTCACAGATGCAGATTCTGACGGCACGCACATTGTCTACAAGCGTAAAGACGGCAAATATGGTCTAATTGAAACTAACTAA